In a genomic window of Sardina pilchardus chromosome 20, fSarPil1.1, whole genome shotgun sequence:
- the ptpn21 gene encoding tyrosine-protein phosphatase non-receptor type 21 isoform X1, which yields MPLPFGLKLKRTRRYTVSSKSCLVTRIQLLNGEFVEYTLSVEGTGQECLEAVAQRLELREITYFSLWYFNKQNQQRWIDLEKPLKKQLDKYGLEPTVYFGVVFYVPTVSQLQQEITRYQYYLQLKKDILEGRIPCSIEQAIRLAGLAVQADFGDYNRYESQEFLQKFVLFPIGWIQDERVLEEATQKVAMLYQNYRGLPAPEAELLYMQEGEKMEGYGQETYQAKDNQGTDIFIVSCLDGIAVKHKNGKPPLIFRWNDINNMTHNKSFFALELANKEDTIQFQTEDMETSKYVCRMCLARHKFYKINKSSLEEGDSTPPEGWQKSILTLSFPRFPMLSRPSLPSNKGQTQPTTVNPVRRRSSTRMSLPKQPYMMAPPQLHYNGHFTEPYTSSQDNLYMNSQNGYYYHSQTSLDRSPHEYNGRLRNGSVYSAHSTSSLNNPQHYLQPSPMSSNPSITGSDVMRPDYVPSHRHSALLPPSYRATPDYETVMRQKGQPGGGGGPRHMGHGVERQSHSMRNLNIGSSYAYSRPDPLVYSQPEIREHVPGGQYPFHLNYSFHSPSHPYPYPGERRPVVGAVSVPELTNVQLQQAQQEYQAPNIMRTQVYRPPPPYPYAHPRPANSTPDLSRHLYVSSSNPDLITRRVHHSVQTFQEDSLPVAHSLQEVSEPLVLPPRMHPRMQKRNSIEIAGLAYGLEGMRIKERTVSASAAEIHMPPSAAAQQQVQAAASASELNALLERTVKDEEEAGSKEDVRYGHKKSLSDATMLVHSSSGEEEEFDDEGGRHTPRSQDAMVGVGVPVQVEQHLAALGVGQTPREPPPAYPFPTALDQILSGPMSYQPHPPIHEAEAEPLYQPMDRVAIGNPTAMIPSMSDGDLSGPGKGKAKRDGPKKRPVSDVPAGRRLIEGLPPVGMKRGSRTDPKKMGQLKLGTLNGLAHTRFATHDEAKDEPERASNDERCKLLEQRLEQGNVFAEYEQVAKRRPAADCTFALLPENGERNRFQDVLPYDDTRVELVPTKENNTGYINASHIRVTVGGDEWSYIASQGPLNNTCQDFWQMVWEAGVAIIAMVTAEEEGGREKSFRYWPRLGTRHNTVTYGRFKITTRFRTDSGCYATTGLKIKHLLTGQERTVWHLQYTDWPDHGCPEDFKGFLSYLEEIQSVRRHTNSTSDPKNTNLPVLVHCSAGVGRTGVVILSEIMIACLEHNEMLDVPTVLNMLRHQRMMMVQTAAQYTFIYKVLIQFLRNSRLI from the exons ATGCCATTGCCTTTTGGCTTAAAACTAAAAAGAACGCGAAGATACACCGTCTCCAGCAAGAGCTGCCTTGTCACACGCATTCAGCTGTTAAATGGCGAATTCGTTGAGTATACACTTTCTGTGGAAGGTACCGGCCAGGAATGTCTGGAAGCAGTTGCCCAGAGACTCGAATTACGAGAG ATAACATACTTTAGTCTCTGGTACTTCAACAAACAAAACCAGCAGAGATGGATCGACCTGGAGAAGCCTTTGAAGAAACAGCTAGACAAGTATGGCTTGGAGCCCACAGTTTACTTTGGGGTGGTGTTCTATGTGCCGACTGTTTCCCAGCTACAGCAGGAAATCACACG TTACCAGTATTatctgcagctgaagaaggatATTTTGGAGGGAAGGATTCCCTGCTCCATCGAACAGGCTATCCGGTTGGCTGGACTAGCCGTGCAAG CTGATTTTGGAGATTATAACCGCTATGAGTCCCAGGAATTTCTCCAGAAGTTTGTTCTGTTCCCCATT GGCTGGATTCAGGATGAGCGAGTACTGGAGGAGGCCACTCAGAAAGTTGCCATGCTCTATCAAAACTATCG agggttaCCAGCCCCGGAAGCAGAGCTGCTGTACAtgcaggagggggagaagatGGAGGGGTATGGCCAGGAGACGTATCAAGCAAAG GACAACCAAGGCACGGACATATTCATTGTGTCGTGTCTCGATGGGATCGCTGTCAAACATAAGAATGGCAAGCCACCTCTCATTTTCCG GTGGAATGACATCAACAATATGACTCACAACAAGTCGTTCTTTGCATTGGAGCTAGCCAATAAGGAGGACACAATTCAGTTCCAGACT GAGGATATGGAGACCTCCAAGTATGTCTGCAGAATGTGCCTGGCACGACACAAGTTTTACAAAATTAACAAGAGCAGCCT AGAGGAGGGGGACTCCACGCCTCCCGAGGGCTGGCAGAAgtccattctcactctctcctttcctcgcTTTCCAATGCTCTCTCGTCCCTCTCTGCCTTCTAATAAGGG CCAAACACAGCCTACCACTGTGAATCCAGTGCGACGGCGATCTTCCACAAGAATGTCTCTG CCAAAGCAGCCCTACATGATGGCGCCCCCACAATTGCACTACAATGGCCATTTCACTGAGCCTTACACATCCTCCCAAG ACAACCTTTACATGAACAGCCAGAATGGCTACTACTATCACTCCCAGACCAGTCTGGACCGCTCGCCGCACGAGTACAACGGGCGCCTGCGCAACGGCAGCGTGTACAGCGCCCACAGCACCAGCTCGCTCAACAACCCGCAGCACTACCTGCAGCCCTCGCCCATGTCCTCCAACCCCAGCATCACGGGCAGCGACGTCATGCGGCCCGACTACGTGCCCTCGCACCGCCACAGCGCCCTGCTGCCGCCGTCCTACCGCGCCACGCCCGACTACGAGACGGTCATGCGGCAGAAGGGCCAGccgggcggcggtggcggcccGCGGCACATGGGCCACGGCGTGGAGCGCCAGAGCCACTCCATGCGCAACCTGAACATCGGCAGCTCGTACGCCTACAGCCGGCCCGACCCGCTGGTGTACAGCCAGCCGGAGATCCGCGAGCACGTGCCCGGCGGGCAGTACCCGTTCCACCTCAACTACAGCTTCCACAGCCCGTCGCACCCGTACCCGTACCCGGGCGAGCGCCGGCCCGTGGTGGGCGCCGTCAGCGTGCCCGAGCTGACCAAcgtgcagctgcagcaggcgCAGCAGGAGTACCAGGCGCCCAACATCATGCGCACGCAGGTGTACCGCCCGCCGCCGCCCTACCCGTACGCGCACCCGCGGCCGGCCAACAGCACGCCGGACCTGTCGCGCCACCTGTACGTGAGCAGCAGCAACCCGGACCTGATCACGCGGCGCGTGCACCACTCGGTGCAGACCTTCCAGGAGGACAGCCTGCCGGTGGCGCACTCGCTGCAGGAGGTGAGCGAGCCGCTGGTGCTGCCGCCGCGCATGCACCCGCGCATGCAGAAGCGCAACTCCATCGAGATCGCCGGCCTGGCCTACGGCCTGGAGGGCATGCGCATCAAGGAGCGCACCGTGTCCGCCTCGGCCGCCGAGATCCACATGCCGCCGTCCGCCGCCGCGCAGCAGCAGGTGCAGGCGGCCGCCTCGGCCTCCGAGCTCAACGCCCTCCTGGAGAGGACCGtcaaggacgaggaggaggccgGCAGCAAGGAGGACGTGCGCTACGGCCACAAGAAGTCCCTGTCGGACGCCACCATGCTGGtgcacagcagcagcggcgaggaggaggagtttgACGACGAGGGCGGCCGGCACACGCCCCGCTCCCAGGACGCCATGGTGGGCGTAGGAGTGCCGGTGCAGGTGGAGCAGCACCTGGCGGCCCTGGGCGTGGGACAAACGCCGCGGGAACCCCCTCCCGCCTACCCCTTTCCCACCGCCCTCGACCAGATCCTGTCCGGCCCCATGAGCTACCAGCCCCACCCTCCCATTCACGAGGCTGAAGCCGAACCGCTCTACCAGCCCATGGATCGCGTCGCCATAGGGAACCCCACCGCCATGATCCCCTCCATGTCTGACGGAGACCTCAGCGGTCCTGGCAAAGGCAAGGCCAAACGCGACGGCCCCAAAAAGCGCCCCGTCTCGGACGTGCCCGCCGGGAGGAGACTGATCGAGGGCCTGCCCCCTGTG GGCATGAAGAGGGGCTCGCGAACAGATCCAAAGAAGATGGGCCAGCTGAAACTGGGCACGCTCAATGGCCTGGCGCACACCCGCTTCGCCACACACGACGAAGCCAAGGACGAGCCGGAGAGGGCGTCTAATGACGAGAGG TGCAAGCTCCTGGAGCAGCGTCTGGAGCAGGGCAACGTGTTCGCCGAGTACGAGCAGGTGGCCAAGCGCCGGCCGGCCGCCGACTGCACCTTCGCCCTGCTGCCCGAGAACGGCGAGCGCAACCGCTTCCAGGACGTGCTGCCCTACGACGACACGCGCGTGGAGCTGGTGCCCACCAAGGAGAACAACACGGGCTACATCAACGCCTCGCACATCAGG gtgacGGTGGGAGGAGATGAGTGGAGCTACATTGCCTCCCAAGGCCCCCTGAACAACACGTGCCAGGACTTCTGGCAGATGGTATGGGAGGCGGGTGTGGCCATCATCGCCATGGTGACCGCTGAGGAG GAGGGCGGCCGCGAGAAGAGCTTCCGCTACTGGCCGCGGCTGGGCACGCGCCACAACACGGTCACCTACGGCCGCTTCAAGATCACCACGCGCTTCCGCACCGACTCCGGCTGCTACGCCACCACCGGCCTGAAGATCAAGCACCTGCTGACGGGCCAGGAGCGCACCGTCTGGCACCTGCAGTACACCGACTGGCCCGACCACGGCTGCCCCGAGGACTTCAAGGGCTTCCTTT CGTACCTGGAGGAGATCCAGTCTGTGCGACGGCACACCAACAGCACCAGCGATCCAAAGAACACAAACCTGCCGGTCCTGGTGCACTGCAGCGCGGGGGTTGGCCGCACGGGCGTGGTCATCCTGTCTGAGATCATGATAGCCTGTCTGGAACATAACGAG ATGCTGGACGTCCCGACGGTTCTGAACATGCTCCGCCACCA
- the ptpn21 gene encoding tyrosine-protein phosphatase non-receptor type 21 isoform X2: MPLPFGLKLKRTRRYTVSSKSCLVTRIQLLNGEFVEYTLSVEGTGQECLEAVAQRLELREITYFSLWYFNKQNQQRWIDLEKPLKKQLDKYGLEPTVYFGVVFYVPTVSQLQQEITRYQYYLQLKKDILEGRIPCSIEQAIRLAGLAVQADFGDYNRYESQEFLQKFVLFPIGWIQDERVLEEATQKVAMLYQNYRGLPAPEAELLYMQEGEKMEGYGQETYQAKDNQGTDIFIVSCLDGIAVKHKNGKPPLIFRWNDINNMTHNKSFFALELANKEDTIQFQTEDMETSKYVCRMCLARHKFYKINKSSLQTQPTTVNPVRRRSSTRMSLPKQPYMMAPPQLHYNGHFTEPYTSSQDNLYMNSQNGYYYHSQTSLDRSPHEYNGRLRNGSVYSAHSTSSLNNPQHYLQPSPMSSNPSITGSDVMRPDYVPSHRHSALLPPSYRATPDYETVMRQKGQPGGGGGPRHMGHGVERQSHSMRNLNIGSSYAYSRPDPLVYSQPEIREHVPGGQYPFHLNYSFHSPSHPYPYPGERRPVVGAVSVPELTNVQLQQAQQEYQAPNIMRTQVYRPPPPYPYAHPRPANSTPDLSRHLYVSSSNPDLITRRVHHSVQTFQEDSLPVAHSLQEVSEPLVLPPRMHPRMQKRNSIEIAGLAYGLEGMRIKERTVSASAAEIHMPPSAAAQQQVQAAASASELNALLERTVKDEEEAGSKEDVRYGHKKSLSDATMLVHSSSGEEEEFDDEGGRHTPRSQDAMVGVGVPVQVEQHLAALGVGQTPREPPPAYPFPTALDQILSGPMSYQPHPPIHEAEAEPLYQPMDRVAIGNPTAMIPSMSDGDLSGPGKGKAKRDGPKKRPVSDVPAGRRLIEGLPPVGMKRGSRTDPKKMGQLKLGTLNGLAHTRFATHDEAKDEPERASNDERCKLLEQRLEQGNVFAEYEQVAKRRPAADCTFALLPENGERNRFQDVLPYDDTRVELVPTKENNTGYINASHIRVTVGGDEWSYIASQGPLNNTCQDFWQMVWEAGVAIIAMVTAEEEGGREKSFRYWPRLGTRHNTVTYGRFKITTRFRTDSGCYATTGLKIKHLLTGQERTVWHLQYTDWPDHGCPEDFKGFLSYLEEIQSVRRHTNSTSDPKNTNLPVLVHCSAGVGRTGVVILSEIMIACLEHNEMLDVPTVLNMLRHQRMMMVQTAAQYTFIYKVLIQFLRNSRLI, from the exons ATGCCATTGCCTTTTGGCTTAAAACTAAAAAGAACGCGAAGATACACCGTCTCCAGCAAGAGCTGCCTTGTCACACGCATTCAGCTGTTAAATGGCGAATTCGTTGAGTATACACTTTCTGTGGAAGGTACCGGCCAGGAATGTCTGGAAGCAGTTGCCCAGAGACTCGAATTACGAGAG ATAACATACTTTAGTCTCTGGTACTTCAACAAACAAAACCAGCAGAGATGGATCGACCTGGAGAAGCCTTTGAAGAAACAGCTAGACAAGTATGGCTTGGAGCCCACAGTTTACTTTGGGGTGGTGTTCTATGTGCCGACTGTTTCCCAGCTACAGCAGGAAATCACACG TTACCAGTATTatctgcagctgaagaaggatATTTTGGAGGGAAGGATTCCCTGCTCCATCGAACAGGCTATCCGGTTGGCTGGACTAGCCGTGCAAG CTGATTTTGGAGATTATAACCGCTATGAGTCCCAGGAATTTCTCCAGAAGTTTGTTCTGTTCCCCATT GGCTGGATTCAGGATGAGCGAGTACTGGAGGAGGCCACTCAGAAAGTTGCCATGCTCTATCAAAACTATCG agggttaCCAGCCCCGGAAGCAGAGCTGCTGTACAtgcaggagggggagaagatGGAGGGGTATGGCCAGGAGACGTATCAAGCAAAG GACAACCAAGGCACGGACATATTCATTGTGTCGTGTCTCGATGGGATCGCTGTCAAACATAAGAATGGCAAGCCACCTCTCATTTTCCG GTGGAATGACATCAACAATATGACTCACAACAAGTCGTTCTTTGCATTGGAGCTAGCCAATAAGGAGGACACAATTCAGTTCCAGACT GAGGATATGGAGACCTCCAAGTATGTCTGCAGAATGTGCCTGGCACGACACAAGTTTTACAAAATTAACAAGAGCAGCCT CCAAACACAGCCTACCACTGTGAATCCAGTGCGACGGCGATCTTCCACAAGAATGTCTCTG CCAAAGCAGCCCTACATGATGGCGCCCCCACAATTGCACTACAATGGCCATTTCACTGAGCCTTACACATCCTCCCAAG ACAACCTTTACATGAACAGCCAGAATGGCTACTACTATCACTCCCAGACCAGTCTGGACCGCTCGCCGCACGAGTACAACGGGCGCCTGCGCAACGGCAGCGTGTACAGCGCCCACAGCACCAGCTCGCTCAACAACCCGCAGCACTACCTGCAGCCCTCGCCCATGTCCTCCAACCCCAGCATCACGGGCAGCGACGTCATGCGGCCCGACTACGTGCCCTCGCACCGCCACAGCGCCCTGCTGCCGCCGTCCTACCGCGCCACGCCCGACTACGAGACGGTCATGCGGCAGAAGGGCCAGccgggcggcggtggcggcccGCGGCACATGGGCCACGGCGTGGAGCGCCAGAGCCACTCCATGCGCAACCTGAACATCGGCAGCTCGTACGCCTACAGCCGGCCCGACCCGCTGGTGTACAGCCAGCCGGAGATCCGCGAGCACGTGCCCGGCGGGCAGTACCCGTTCCACCTCAACTACAGCTTCCACAGCCCGTCGCACCCGTACCCGTACCCGGGCGAGCGCCGGCCCGTGGTGGGCGCCGTCAGCGTGCCCGAGCTGACCAAcgtgcagctgcagcaggcgCAGCAGGAGTACCAGGCGCCCAACATCATGCGCACGCAGGTGTACCGCCCGCCGCCGCCCTACCCGTACGCGCACCCGCGGCCGGCCAACAGCACGCCGGACCTGTCGCGCCACCTGTACGTGAGCAGCAGCAACCCGGACCTGATCACGCGGCGCGTGCACCACTCGGTGCAGACCTTCCAGGAGGACAGCCTGCCGGTGGCGCACTCGCTGCAGGAGGTGAGCGAGCCGCTGGTGCTGCCGCCGCGCATGCACCCGCGCATGCAGAAGCGCAACTCCATCGAGATCGCCGGCCTGGCCTACGGCCTGGAGGGCATGCGCATCAAGGAGCGCACCGTGTCCGCCTCGGCCGCCGAGATCCACATGCCGCCGTCCGCCGCCGCGCAGCAGCAGGTGCAGGCGGCCGCCTCGGCCTCCGAGCTCAACGCCCTCCTGGAGAGGACCGtcaaggacgaggaggaggccgGCAGCAAGGAGGACGTGCGCTACGGCCACAAGAAGTCCCTGTCGGACGCCACCATGCTGGtgcacagcagcagcggcgaggaggaggagtttgACGACGAGGGCGGCCGGCACACGCCCCGCTCCCAGGACGCCATGGTGGGCGTAGGAGTGCCGGTGCAGGTGGAGCAGCACCTGGCGGCCCTGGGCGTGGGACAAACGCCGCGGGAACCCCCTCCCGCCTACCCCTTTCCCACCGCCCTCGACCAGATCCTGTCCGGCCCCATGAGCTACCAGCCCCACCCTCCCATTCACGAGGCTGAAGCCGAACCGCTCTACCAGCCCATGGATCGCGTCGCCATAGGGAACCCCACCGCCATGATCCCCTCCATGTCTGACGGAGACCTCAGCGGTCCTGGCAAAGGCAAGGCCAAACGCGACGGCCCCAAAAAGCGCCCCGTCTCGGACGTGCCCGCCGGGAGGAGACTGATCGAGGGCCTGCCCCCTGTG GGCATGAAGAGGGGCTCGCGAACAGATCCAAAGAAGATGGGCCAGCTGAAACTGGGCACGCTCAATGGCCTGGCGCACACCCGCTTCGCCACACACGACGAAGCCAAGGACGAGCCGGAGAGGGCGTCTAATGACGAGAGG TGCAAGCTCCTGGAGCAGCGTCTGGAGCAGGGCAACGTGTTCGCCGAGTACGAGCAGGTGGCCAAGCGCCGGCCGGCCGCCGACTGCACCTTCGCCCTGCTGCCCGAGAACGGCGAGCGCAACCGCTTCCAGGACGTGCTGCCCTACGACGACACGCGCGTGGAGCTGGTGCCCACCAAGGAGAACAACACGGGCTACATCAACGCCTCGCACATCAGG gtgacGGTGGGAGGAGATGAGTGGAGCTACATTGCCTCCCAAGGCCCCCTGAACAACACGTGCCAGGACTTCTGGCAGATGGTATGGGAGGCGGGTGTGGCCATCATCGCCATGGTGACCGCTGAGGAG GAGGGCGGCCGCGAGAAGAGCTTCCGCTACTGGCCGCGGCTGGGCACGCGCCACAACACGGTCACCTACGGCCGCTTCAAGATCACCACGCGCTTCCGCACCGACTCCGGCTGCTACGCCACCACCGGCCTGAAGATCAAGCACCTGCTGACGGGCCAGGAGCGCACCGTCTGGCACCTGCAGTACACCGACTGGCCCGACCACGGCTGCCCCGAGGACTTCAAGGGCTTCCTTT CGTACCTGGAGGAGATCCAGTCTGTGCGACGGCACACCAACAGCACCAGCGATCCAAAGAACACAAACCTGCCGGTCCTGGTGCACTGCAGCGCGGGGGTTGGCCGCACGGGCGTGGTCATCCTGTCTGAGATCATGATAGCCTGTCTGGAACATAACGAG ATGCTGGACGTCCCGACGGTTCTGAACATGCTCCGCCACCA